NNNNNNNNNNNNNNNNNNNNNNNNNNNNNNNNNNNNNNNNNNNNNNNNNNNNNNNNNNNNNNNNNNNNNNNNNNNNNNNNNNNNNNNNNNNNNNNNNNNNNNNNNNNNNNNNNNNNNNNNNNNNNNNNNNNNNNNNNNNNNNNNNNNNNNNNNNNNNNNNNNNNNNNNNNNNNNNNNNNNNNNNNNNNNNNNNNNNNNNNNNNNNNNNNNNNNNNNNNNNNNNNNNNNNNNNNNNNNNNNNNNNNNNNNNNNNNNNNNNNNNNNNNNNNNNNNNNNNNNNNNNNNNNNNNNNNNNNNNNNNNNNNNNNNNNNNNNNNNNNNNNNNNNNNNNNNNNNNNNNNNNNNNNNNNNNNNNNNNNNNNNNNNNNNNNNNNNNNNNNNNNNNNNNNNNNNNNNNNNNNNNNNNNNNNNNNNNNNNNNNNNNNNNNNNNNNNNNNNNNNNNNNNNNNNNNNNNNNNNNNNNNNNNNNNNNNNNNNNNNNNNNNNNNNNNNNNNNNNNNNNNNNNNNNNNNNNNNNNNNNNNNNNNNNNNNNNNNNNNNNNNNNNNNNNNNNNNNNNNNNNNNNNNNNNNNNNNNNNNNNNNNNNNNNNNNNNNNNNNNNNNNNNNNNNNNNNNNNNNNNNNNNNNNNNNNNNNNNNNNNNNNNNNNNNNNNNNNNNNNNNNNNNNNNNNNNNNNNNNNNNNNNNNNNNNNNNNNNNNNNNNNNNNNNNNNNNNNNNNNNNNNNNNNNNNNNNNNNNNNNNNNNNNNNNNNNNNNNNNNNNNNNNNNNNNNNNNNNNNNNNNNNNNNNNNNNNNNNNNNNNNNNNNNNNNNNNNNNNNNNNNNNNNNNNNNNNNNNNNNNNNNNNNNNNNNNNNNNNNNNNNNNNNNNNNNNNNNNNNNNNNNNNNNNNNNNNNNNNNNNNNNNNNNNNNNNNNNNNNNNNNNNNNNNNNNNNNNNNNNNNNNNNNNNNNNNNNNNNNNNNNNNNNNNNNNNNNNNNNNNNNNNNNNNNNNNNNNNNNNNNNNNNNNNNNNNNNNNNNNNNNNNNNNNNNNNNNNNNNNNNNNNNNNNNNNNNNNNNNNNNNNNNNNNNNNNNNNNNNNNNNNNNNNNNNNNNNNNNNNNNNNNNNNNNNNNNNNNNNNNNNNNNNNNNNNNNNNNNNNNNNNNNNNNNNNNNNNNNNNNNNNNNNNNNNNNNNNNNNNNNNNNNNNNNNNNNNNNNNNNNNNNNNNNNNNNNNNNNNNNNNNNNNNNNNNNNNNNNNNNNNNNNNNNNNNNNNNNNNNNNNNNNNNNNNNNNNNNNNNNNNNNNNNNNNNNNNNNNNNNNNNNNNNNNNNNNNNNNNNNNNNNNNNNNNNNNNNNNNNNNNNNNNNNNNNNNNNNNNNNNNNNNNNNNNNNNNNNNNNNNNNNNNNNNNNNNNNNNNNNNNNNNNNNNNNNNNNNNNNNNNNNNNNNNNNNNNNNNNNNNNNNNNNNNNNNNNNNNNNNNNNNNNNNNNNNNNNNNNNNNNNNNNNNNNNNNNNNNNNNNNNNNNNNNNNNNNNNNNNNNNNNNNNNNNNNNNNNNNNNNNNNNNNNNNNNNNNNNNNNNNNNNNNNNNNNNNNNNNNNNNNNNNNNNNNNNNNNNNNNNNNNNNNNNNNNNNNNNNNNNNNNNNNNNNNNNNNNNNNNNNNNNNNNNNNNNNNNNNNNNNNNNNNNNNNNNNNNNNNNNNNNNNNNNNNNNNNNNNNNNNNNNNNNNNNNNNNNNNNNNNNNNNNNNNNNNNNNNNNNNNNNNNNNNNNNNNNNNNNNNNNNNNNNNNNNNNNNNNNNNNNNNNNNNNNNNNNNNNNNNNNNNNNNNNNNNNNNNNNNNNNNNNNNNNNNNNNNNNNNNNNNNNNNNNNNNNNNNNNNNNNNNNNNNNNNNNNNNNNNNNNNNNNNNNNNNNNNNNNNNNNNNNNNNNNNNNNNNNNNNNNNNNNNNNNNNNNNNNNNNNNNNNNNNNNNNNNNNNNNNNNNNNNNNNNNNNNNNNNNNNNNNNNNNNNNNNNNNNNNNNNNNNNNNNNNNNNNNNNNNNNNNNNNNNNNNNNNNNNNNNNNNNNNNNNNNNNNNNNNNNNNNNNNNNNNNNNNNNNNNNNNNNNNNNNNNNNNNNNNNNNNNNNNNNNNNNNNNNNNNNNNNNNNNNNNNNNNNNNNNNNNNNNNNNNNNNNNNNNNNNNNNNNNNNNNNNNNNNNNNNNNNNNNNNNNNNNNNNNNNNNNNNNNNNNNNNNNNNNNNNNNNNNNNNNNNNNNNNNNNNNNNNNNNNNNNNNNNNNNNNNNNNNNNNNNNNNNNNNNNNNNNNNNNNNNNNNNNNNNNNNNNNNNNNNNNNNNNNNNNNNNNNNNNNNNNNNNNNNNNNNNNNNNNNNNNNNNNNNNNNNNNNNNNNNNNNNNNNNNNNNNNNNNNNNNNNNNNNNNNNNNNNNNNNNNNNNNNNNNNNNNNNNNNNNNNNNNNNNNNNNNNNNNNNNNNNNNNNNNNNNNNNNNNNNNNNNNNNNNNNNNNNNNNNNNNNNNNNNNNNNNNNNNNNNNNNNNNNNNNNNNNNNNNNNNNNNNNNNNNNNNNNNNNNNNNNNNNNNNNNNNNNNNNNNNNNNNNNNNNNNNNNNNNNNNNNNNNNNNNNNNNNNNNNNNNNNNNNNNNNNTTAAGAACGacacagatttttcttttgtaattgtCTTGAGATGCATTTTGCCAACAAATATagctttatataaaaaaggtgAATTGATCATTAAAAWTGAATAATGTCATTTTGACTCAGGTCAGCCAGCAACCAACCCCACCTGGCCTGGTGGGCAACCTGCCCCCAACCCCACCTGGCCTGGTGGGCAACCTGCCCCCAACCCGATGTGGCCTGGTGGTCAACCTGCCCCCAACCCGATGTGGCCTGGAGGCCAATCYGGAGGCAATAATATGTGGCCAGGAGGGAACCCAAGTCAACCCACTGCACCTGGTGGATTCCCAAGTGGTCCTGGTTCAAGTGGACCTGGACCAGCTATGCCAGCCGCACCCTACAAGAATCTTGtaagaaaaccaaagaaaatgagaaatacaTCAAGAAATATGGACAGAAAAGGAGATGTGTTAATTACTTTACTTTTCGACAGGCTGTTCCCTATGAAGAGAGACTGCCAATGGGAATATATGATAAACTACTGATCACCATCAAGGGAACWGTAAAACCCAATGCTGAGAAGTCAGTAGCAACACTGAGGGTTTAATCAAACATATTTCTCTACTGGCTATCATATTTGTATGAAATATAGGATGCTAAACCACAAAAGAAATCACTCTGCTTTTGTGTCCTTGTTGTCAATCAGGTTCACGGTGAACTTGTCTGCAGGCAATGATATCGCCTTTCACTTTAATCCTCGCTTCAATGAAGCCGGAAGAAAGACTCTTGTCAGGAACTCACTCATTGGCGAGAAGTGGGGGAAAGAGGAGAGGGATGGGAATCAGTTTC
This portion of the Poecilia reticulata strain Guanapo unplaced genomic scaffold, Guppy_female_1.0+MT scaffold_1223, whole genome shotgun sequence genome encodes:
- the LOC103461379 gene encoding galectin-5-like, whose amino-acid sequence is FDSGQPATNPTWPGGQPAPNPTWPGGQPAPNPMWPGGQPAPNPMWPGGQSGGNNMWPGGNPSQPTAPGGFPSGPGSSGPGPAMPAAPYKNLAVPYEERLPMGIYDKLLITIKGTVKPNAEKFTVNLSAGNDIAFHFNPRFNEAGRKTLVRNSLIGEKWGKEERDGNQFPFVPGQPFEMKILCTSTEFKVAVNNSHILEYKHRITNLRSINKLDIHCDLTLSDVRVENI